A region from the Streptomyces lydicus genome encodes:
- a CDS encoding APC family permease → MTDPAASRPDSGADHAHDDEAIAELGYKPELKRTLGNFHTFAAGISYISILTGTFQLFYFGIAHGGPAYWWSWPMVFLGQLMVALCFCELAARYPVAGSVYNWSKKLGGPHIGWLGGWMMLTATMVSLSAVALAYQVTLPQISSWFQFIGDGTGQSAAENAVVLGTILITFTTLVNAFGVKLMARINSAGVAIELIAAIVLILLLAAHVTRGPGVVLNTFGLGSGTNLGYFGAFLTAALASAYVMYGFDTASSLGEESKDPGRNAPRAILRALVASFLIGGLILLFALLSVPDLHSAKLSVDGLQYVVLSTLGSTVGQIVLWCVVIAITVCELAVHTAGIRLAFAMARDNNLPAASLLAKVSPRFQTPVLPAVIIGLVAIGILLINVNQPQIFSVITSIAIIMIYLAYLAVTLPMLFQRLRGKWTPVQGRFSLGKFGIPVNILAVLWGFGMSLNLAWPRAAVYNATGPQHWYLRWGAFLFIGVVAIGGFTYYWFVQRKRTGVLAMHAAVAPDSGGPDSSNAPTP, encoded by the coding sequence GTGACCGATCCCGCAGCGTCCCGGCCCGACTCCGGGGCCGACCACGCGCACGACGACGAGGCGATCGCCGAACTCGGCTACAAGCCGGAACTCAAGCGCACCCTGGGCAACTTCCACACCTTCGCCGCCGGCATCAGCTATATCTCCATCCTCACCGGCACCTTCCAGCTGTTCTACTTCGGTATCGCCCACGGCGGCCCGGCGTACTGGTGGTCCTGGCCGATGGTCTTCCTCGGGCAGCTGATGGTGGCGCTGTGCTTCTGCGAGCTGGCCGCCCGCTACCCGGTGGCCGGGTCGGTCTACAACTGGTCCAAGAAGCTCGGCGGCCCGCACATCGGCTGGCTCGGCGGCTGGATGATGCTGACCGCCACCATGGTGTCGCTGTCCGCGGTGGCGCTGGCGTACCAGGTGACGCTGCCGCAGATCTCGTCGTGGTTCCAGTTCATCGGCGACGGCACCGGCCAGTCCGCGGCCGAGAACGCCGTGGTGCTCGGCACGATCCTGATCACCTTCACCACCCTGGTGAACGCCTTCGGGGTCAAGCTGATGGCCCGGATCAACTCCGCGGGCGTGGCGATCGAGCTGATCGCCGCCATCGTTCTGATCCTTCTCCTCGCCGCGCACGTCACCCGCGGCCCCGGCGTGGTGCTCAACACCTTCGGTCTGGGCAGCGGCACGAACCTCGGCTACTTCGGCGCGTTCCTCACCGCGGCACTGGCCTCGGCGTACGTCATGTACGGCTTCGACACCGCCTCCTCGCTCGGTGAGGAGTCCAAGGACCCCGGCCGCAACGCGCCCCGCGCCATCCTGCGGGCGCTGGTCGCATCCTTCCTCATCGGCGGTCTGATCCTCCTCTTCGCCCTGCTCTCGGTGCCCGATCTGCACTCCGCGAAGTTGTCCGTGGACGGCCTGCAGTACGTGGTGCTCTCCACGCTCGGCTCGACCGTCGGGCAGATCGTGCTCTGGTGTGTGGTCATCGCGATCACCGTGTGCGAGCTGGCGGTGCACACCGCGGGCATCCGGCTGGCGTTCGCGATGGCCCGGGACAACAACCTCCCGGCCGCCTCGCTGCTCGCCAAGGTCAGCCCGCGCTTCCAGACGCCGGTGCTGCCGGCCGTGATCATCGGCCTGGTGGCGATCGGCATCCTCCTCATCAATGTCAACCAGCCGCAGATCTTCTCGGTGATCACCAGCATCGCGATCATCATGATCTATCTGGCCTACCTGGCGGTCACCCTGCCGATGCTGTTCCAGCGGCTGCGCGGCAAGTGGACTCCGGTGCAGGGGAGGTTCAGCCTGGGCAAGTTCGGTATCCCGGTGAACATCCTCGCCGTGCTCTGGGGCTTCGGGATGTCCCTCAACCTCGCCTGGCCGCGCGCCGCGGTGTACAACGCGACCGGCCCGCAGCACTGGTACCTGCGCTGGGGCGCCTTCCTGTTCATCGGCGTCGTGGCGATCGGCGGATTCACCTACTACTGGTTCGTCCAGCGCAAGCGCACCGGAGTCCTGGCCATGCACGCCGCCGTCGCCCCCGACAGCGGCGGCCCGGACAGCAGCAACGCCCCCACCCCCTGA